In Acropora muricata isolate sample 2 chromosome 11, ASM3666990v1, whole genome shotgun sequence, one DNA window encodes the following:
- the LOC136890959 gene encoding uncharacterized protein isoform X1: MLTHYKEGNEAALKKSGTEEEYNAIHQLMDDAASYFADMQRDKGVKKIKKRATEDEDKQKGFEMRDAAMKTLKQKSSGSGSDEDEDDSPGPSRKKAKTRTHSGKRPDVVSFLENKNKAFTEFRERELEYKREQLAADIKLKQEQMELDKRRVGIQEQQMELQLQMMQALIQSKT; encoded by the exons ATGCTCACTCACTACAAAGAAGGAAACGAAGCAGCATTAAAGAA ATCTGGCACAGAGGAGGAATACAATGCCATTCATCAGTTGATGGATGATGCAGCTTCATATTTTGCTGACATGCAAAGAGACAAAGGGGtcaagaaaatcaagaaaagggCAACAGAAGatgaagataaacaaaaagGATTTGAGATGAGGGATGCAGCAATGAAAACTCTGAAGCAAA AATCTTCTGGAAGTGGAAGtgatgaagatgaagatgataGTCCGGGCCCAAGCAGGAAAAAAG CCAAGACCAGAACTCACTCAGGGAAAAGACCAGATGTTGTGTCAttccttgaaaataaaaataaagcttTCACAGAATTTCGTGAAAGAGAGTTGGAGTACAAGAGAGAGCAGTTAGCAGCAGACATAAAGCTGAAGCAAGAGCAGATGGAGCTGGACAAACGCAGAGTTGGCATACAAGAGCAACAAATGGAGTTGCAATTGCAAATGATGCAAGCACTCATTCAATCTAAAACATAA
- the LOC136890959 gene encoding uncharacterized protein isoform X2: MLTHYKEGNEAALKKSGTEEEYNAIHQLMDDAASYFADMQRDKGVKKIKKRATEDEDKQKGFEMRDAAMKTLKQTKTRTHSGKRPDVVSFLENKNKAFTEFRERELEYKREQLAADIKLKQEQMELDKRRVGIQEQQMELQLQMMQALIQSKT, from the exons ATGCTCACTCACTACAAAGAAGGAAACGAAGCAGCATTAAAGAA ATCTGGCACAGAGGAGGAATACAATGCCATTCATCAGTTGATGGATGATGCAGCTTCATATTTTGCTGACATGCAAAGAGACAAAGGGGtcaagaaaatcaagaaaagggCAACAGAAGatgaagataaacaaaaagGATTTGAGATGAGGGATGCAGCAATGAAAACTCTGAAGCAAA CCAAGACCAGAACTCACTCAGGGAAAAGACCAGATGTTGTGTCAttccttgaaaataaaaataaagcttTCACAGAATTTCGTGAAAGAGAGTTGGAGTACAAGAGAGAGCAGTTAGCAGCAGACATAAAGCTGAAGCAAGAGCAGATGGAGCTGGACAAACGCAGAGTTGGCATACAAGAGCAACAAATGGAGTTGCAATTGCAAATGATGCAAGCACTCATTCAATCTAAAACATAA
- the LOC136889125 gene encoding uncharacterized protein: MFCHNCGSEVLKEYLYCSQCGTKLDIAVPSFRLLLSSENLTEKEVIEAYFNSGFSYNTILCFLEKYHDMSMSLSTLKRRLSQYNLKRNKTEVDLSDVERLIRNELDGPGSISGYRGMWHTLRVKYGLCIPREAVASLLRRLDPAGVAERKRHKLKRRKYTSPGPNYCWHVDGNDKLKPFGFPIHGAVDGYSCRALWLYVDTTNNDPKVMASYFVDCVEEVGGCPSLVRTDCGTENVVIAGVQCFLRAESNDDLAGEKAHRYGPSTGNQRIEAWWSYFRRSRLTWWINFFKDLVDRGVFIPGNTLHEECLWFCFAELIQQDLDFVKIHWNTHYIRQSGHDTVPGKPDELYFLPENFGASDLLQPVSPEKLEEARMKCKTTDSKNVEI, encoded by the coding sequence ATGTTCTGTCACAACTGTGGATCTGAAGTGTTAAAGGAATATTTGTATTGCTCCCAATGTGGAACAAAGTTAGACATCGCTGTACCATCTTTTCGATTACTCTTGTCGTCCGAAAATCTAACGGAGAAGGAAGTAATAGAGGCTTACTTTAACAGTGGATTCAGTTACAACACTATTCTTTGCTTTCTTGAGAAGTATCATGACATGTCGATGTCGTTGTCAACGCTTAAAAGGAGGCTATCTCAATACAAtctcaaaagaaacaaaacagaagtCGATTTGTCTGACGTTGAGAGATTGATACGAAACGAGCTGGATGGCCCAGGCAGCATTTCTGGTTACAGAGGGATGTGGCATACACTGCGTGTGAAGTATGGCTTGTGTATTCCAAGGGAAGCGGTGGCGTCCCTTTTAAGAAGGTTAGACCCAGCTGGAGTCGCAGAGCGGAAAAGGCACAAGTTGAAAAGACGAAAGTACACCTCACCTGGACCAAATTACTGCTGGCATGTGGATGGGAATGATAAGCTGAAACCTTTTGGCTTCCCAATTCATGGTGCTGTTGATGGCTACAGTTGCAGGGCATTGTGGCTTTATGTTGACACCACTAACAATGATCCAAAGGTCATGGCCAGTTATTTTGTAGACTGTGTCGAGGAGGTCGGGGGTTGCCCTTCATTGGTGAGAACTGATTGTGGAACAGAGAATGTAGTAATTGCAGGTGTACAGTGCTTCCTACGAGCAGAGAGCAATGATGATTTAGCTGGCGAAAAAGCACACCGTTATGGTCCTTCAACTGGAAACCAACGGATAGAGGCTTGGTGGTCCTACTTCCGCCGCAGTCGTCTCACTTGGTGGATTAACTTCTTTAAGGACCTTGTAGACCGTGGGGTATTTATACCTGGCAATACACTTCATGAGGAATGCTTATGGTTCTGCTTTGCAGAGTTAATCCAGCAAGATCTGGATTTTGTGAAGATTCACTGGAATACACACTATATTCGCCAGTCAGGCCATGATACAGTTCCTGGAAAACCAGATGAACTATATTTTCTCCCAGAAAACTTTGGTGCCTCAGACCTCTTGCAACCAGTGTCTCCTGAAAAGCTTGAGGAAGCCCGAATGAAATGTAAAACAACTGATTCAAAGAATGTTGAAATCTAa